A single genomic interval of Nocardioides palaemonis harbors:
- a CDS encoding CPBP family intramembrane glutamic endopeptidase: MTPTTTDATRPWWRLRDTPVPGGVPDLAKALLWTELALVLLVSLGRSAIYSVVSIVSALTAPGPLSSQAANLNNSLAPDRPWLDLTYQLLRIGFALVPVALAGYLLVRSGTRLREVWASGGRWASWGDLGRGAWLALGVGSVGVVFYLATFALGTNLTVVAQSLPGEWWQVPVLVLAAAENAVLEEYVVLGFVLVRLRQLGFGDSAAIGLAALLRGSYHLYQGLGGFVGNLAMGLLFGWLYRRWGRVMPFVVAHTLLDVGAFVGYAALAGRVDWLPTL; encoded by the coding sequence GTGACCCCGACGACGACCGACGCCACCCGACCGTGGTGGCGGCTGCGCGACACCCCCGTGCCGGGCGGGGTCCCCGACCTGGCGAAGGCGCTGCTGTGGACCGAGCTCGCGCTCGTCCTCCTCGTGTCGCTGGGGCGGTCCGCGATCTACTCGGTCGTCAGCATCGTCTCGGCGCTCACCGCGCCGGGACCGCTGTCGTCGCAGGCGGCGAACCTCAACAACAGCCTGGCCCCCGACCGGCCGTGGCTCGACCTCACCTACCAGCTGCTGCGGATCGGCTTCGCGCTGGTGCCGGTCGCGCTGGCCGGCTACCTGCTCGTGCGCTCCGGGACCCGCCTGCGGGAGGTGTGGGCGAGCGGCGGACGCTGGGCGTCGTGGGGCGACCTGGGACGCGGCGCGTGGCTGGCGCTCGGCGTCGGCTCGGTCGGCGTGGTGTTCTACCTCGCGACCTTCGCGCTCGGCACGAACCTGACGGTCGTCGCGCAGTCGCTGCCGGGTGAGTGGTGGCAGGTGCCGGTGCTGGTCCTCGCGGCCGCGGAGAACGCGGTGCTCGAGGAGTACGTCGTGCTGGGCTTCGTGCTGGTGCGCCTGCGCCAGCTCGGCTTCGGTGACTCGGCAGCCATCGGTCTCGCCGCGCTGCTGCGCGGGAGCTACCACCTCTACCAGGGGCTGGGTGGCTTCGTCGGCAACCTGGCGATGGGTCTGCTCTTCGGCTGGCTCTACCGCCGCTGGGGGCGGGTCATGCCGTTCGTGGTGGCCCACACGCTGCTCGACGTGGGCGCCTTCGTGGGCTACGCCGCCCTCGCCGGGCGGGTCGACTGGCTGCCGACCCTGTGA